In Aegilops tauschii subsp. strangulata cultivar AL8/78 chromosome 3, Aet v6.0, whole genome shotgun sequence, one genomic interval encodes:
- the LOC120975928 gene encoding uncharacterized protein, which yields MGMPTATLAALALLLLCVSMSSLSNCLATQYKLGDALFFLYPPSQDSAVQVTAKAFAACDVSGPLLKLEDGNSVFNLTKPGRAYFTSAAPGRCRKGQKLSLDVPGADEKMLKPSTDDSSGSAKSARMTSCAGSASSPTGSPFFIAPRLQSKGGELPTAGAHFSRNALKFKETVARDIDLQHRYAKTIRTKFMIN from the exons ATGGGCATGCCGACGGCGACTCTAGCGGCTCtggcgctgctgctgctgtgcGTCTCCATGTCCTCCTTGTCCAATTGCTTAGCAACGCAGTACAAG CTCGGCGATGCCCTCTTCTTCCTCTACCCGCCCAGCCAGGACAGCGCCGTCCAGGTCACTGCCAAGGCCTTCGCCGCTTGCGACGTCTCTGGCCCGCTTCTCAAGCTAGAGGACGGCAACTCCGTCTTCAACCTCACCAAGCCCGGGCGGGCCTACTTCACCAGCGCTGCCCCAGGCCGCTGCCGCAAGGGCCAGAAACTGTCGCTCGACGTGCCCGGAGCCGACGAGAAGATGCTCAAGCCCTCCACGGACGACTCTAGCGGCTCTGCCAAATCCGCGAGGATGACGAGCTGTGCCGGCTCGGCCTCCTCGCCTACTGGCTCGCCTTTCTTCATCGCCCCGCGGCTGCAGTCCAAGGGCGGCGAGCTGCCTACTGCCGGAGCGC atttctctaggaacgcattaaaattcaaggaaACGGTAGCACGGgacattgatctacaacatagatatgcaaaaactatcaggactaagttcatgataaattaa